A single region of the Candidatus Sungiibacteriota bacterium genome encodes:
- a CDS encoding glycosyltransferase family 39 protein, which translates to MKKVNIGAATILLVMLFLMLDSIRNDSAIMDELAHIPAGFGYVTQLDYRLNPEHPPLLKALAALSGQIFTKPHFPTDTPYWQDDINGQWAQGTKFLYNSGNNADKIIFWSRFPLILLAILFGWLFFDWTKKRFGNTVALLALTFFAFSPTFLTHSRYVTTDLGAAFGFFIGIITFLKFLEAPTWKNLLVSALAFGVAQLIKFSLILLIPLYGLLWIFWVFSQPNLHFHERVRVGLRYLWKIAMVGVLGMLLVWLVYVPFTWNYPQARQLRDTEFLLSSYGFRPPVDFDIALVKNKITRPLGQYLLGVLMVNQRALGGNTQFFLGEVSNTGSRSYFPLLYLLKEPLALHVLTLVAVWFSIKKSNFLRKFDFGGGRGWIENHFIEFSALVFIAFYWLISIKSPLNIGVRHVLPTFPFIYLLVAKQITEWLRFHKISTPQNWIEWLKIIYQIFVKSVPKYIFVALMILWLTLGTVSAYPHFMTYYNEFAGGSRSGWKIAVDSNYDWGQDLKRLAQYVEKNKIEKIAVDYFGGGDPKYYLDDKFEGWWSGRGPAHDWFAISATFRQSAFGTPAPGFIRKPEDSYEWLKPYPPVAQIGSIFIYKLP; encoded by the coding sequence ATGAAAAAAGTCAACATAGGGGCAGCTACCATACTCCTCGTAATGCTTTTTCTCATGCTTGATTCAATTCGTAATGATTCAGCCATTATGGATGAACTAGCGCACATTCCGGCAGGGTTTGGATATGTCACTCAACTTGACTATCGTCTAAATCCCGAGCACCCGCCGCTTTTGAAGGCGCTGGCCGCACTATCCGGACAAATCTTTACAAAACCCCATTTCCCAACCGATACTCCTTACTGGCAAGACGATATCAATGGCCAATGGGCACAAGGAACAAAATTTTTATACAATTCCGGCAACAATGCTGACAAAATAATTTTCTGGTCGCGCTTTCCGCTTATTCTTCTTGCTATTCTTTTTGGCTGGCTATTTTTTGACTGGACCAAAAAGCGGTTTGGAAATACGGTAGCCTTGCTCGCACTTACGTTTTTTGCTTTCTCTCCTACTTTTCTCACACATTCGCGCTACGTTACTACCGATTTGGGCGCGGCTTTTGGATTTTTTATCGGTATAATTACTTTTCTTAAATTTCTTGAAGCTCCAACCTGGAAAAATCTGCTGGTCTCGGCCCTTGCCTTTGGGGTTGCGCAGTTAATTAAATTTTCACTCATTCTTCTTATCCCGCTCTACGGCCTGCTCTGGATTTTCTGGGTCTTTTCGCAACCCAACCTGCATTTTCACGAACGAGTACGTGTTGGCCTGCGGTATCTTTGGAAAATAGCAATGGTCGGAGTTTTGGGAATGCTGCTCGTCTGGCTCGTATATGTGCCGTTCACTTGGAACTATCCTCAAGCGCGTCAACTCCGCGACACTGAATTTCTTCTTTCGTCCTACGGTTTCCGGCCGCCGGTGGATTTTGATATTGCGCTTGTTAAAAATAAAATTACACGGCCCTTGGGACAGTATTTGCTTGGGGTTTTGATGGTTAATCAACGGGCGCTCGGCGGAAACACCCAATTTTTCTTAGGCGAGGTATCAAATACCGGCTCGCGGAGCTACTTTCCACTCCTTTATCTTTTAAAAGAACCGCTGGCACTGCATGTTTTAACGTTAGTTGCCGTTTGGTTTAGCATAAAGAAGTCGAACTTCCTAAGGAAGTTCGACTTCGGAGGAGGACGGGGGTGGATTGAAAATCATTTTATTGAATTTTCCGCGCTTGTTTTTATAGCATTTTACTGGTTAATCTCCATAAAATCGCCGTTAAATATCGGCGTGCGCCACGTACTGCCAACTTTTCCTTTTATCTATTTACTGGTGGCGAAACAAATTACAGAATGGCTGCGTTTTCACAAAATTTCTACGCCACAAAATTGGATTGAGTGGCTGAAAATAATTTATCAAATTTTTGTAAAATCGGTGCCCAAGTATATTTTTGTGGCGCTTATGATTTTATGGCTCACCTTGGGAACCGTAAGCGCATATCCGCATTTTATGACCTACTATAATGAATTTGCCGGCGGTTCGCGTTCCGGATGGAAAATCGCAGTTGATTCCAATTATGACTGGGGACAAGATTTAAAACGCCTTGCGCAATATGTTGAGAAAAATAAAATAGAAAAAATTGCCGTGGATTATTTTGGCGGCGGAGATCCGAAATATTATTTAGATGATAAATTTGAGGGCTGGTGGTCAGGCCGGGGACCAGCGCATGACTGGTTTGCCATCTCCGCAACTTTCAGACAAAGCGCATTTGGAACTCCCGCGCCGGGATTTATCCGTAAACCCGAAGACTCTTATGAGTGGTTAAAACCCTATCCCCCAGTTGCCCAAATTGGCTCAATTTTTATATACAAATTGCCATAG
- the greA gene encoding transcription elongation factor GreA: MEYVSQEGLEKLKQELEHLKTTRRKEIAARLEHAKTLGDLSENAEYQEAKEEQSLIESQITELEETIRNAVLIKKDRISDTVDVGSTIRVRSGEGEETYTIVGSEEASPAQGKISNESPLGKAFLGHRAGDTVEVKTPGGMTTYEILGIQ; this comes from the coding sequence ATGGAATATGTATCTCAAGAAGGTTTAGAAAAACTCAAGCAGGAACTTGAGCATTTAAAGACTACCAGACGAAAAGAAATTGCAGCTCGCCTGGAACACGCCAAAACCTTAGGCGATCTTTCCGAAAACGCCGAATATCAGGAGGCCAAGGAGGAACAATCGTTGATAGAGTCGCAGATTACCGAGCTTGAGGAGACAATCCGTAATGCCGTTCTGATAAAAAAGGATCGTATCAGCGATACGGTTGACGTTGGTTCAACCATTCGTGTTCGGTCAGGGGAAGGCGAAGAAACATATACTATTGTGGGTTCGGAGGAAGCCAGTCCCGCACAGGGCAAGATTTCCAACGAGTCTCCCTTGGGAAAGGCGTTTTTAGGCCATCGTGCGGGGGATACGGTTGAGGTAAAAACTCCCGGAGGCATGACGACTTACGAAATTCTTGGAATACAATAG
- a CDS encoding rod shape-determining protein MreC has protein sequence MMRRGQIIKVVAAVILLGLLIFFSNAGFAKSIRMGIVLIFRPLMKISQAVRGTSLKLSDKEVLDLVKENQRLKASLFDAEKLKLENESLKKALGFKETVAPRLRGARVLLHARELGKELLVVDHGENSGIKKGMLVTDSNRMLVGRVFEAGPNIAKISVASNPEEAFEADIIPLRVRTLIKGIGGKTFSLELISADAALRQGDFVMLSGKMPLLAGEITSIGQTSGSAFKEVRASLLSRPETLQEVFIISSP, from the coding sequence ATGATGCGACGTGGTCAAATAATTAAGGTGGTAGCGGCAGTGATTCTTCTCGGGCTGCTTATTTTTTTTAGTAACGCCGGTTTTGCCAAAAGTATACGCATGGGAATAGTTTTGATTTTCCGGCCCCTGATGAAGATTTCACAAGCTGTCCGAGGAACCTCACTAAAATTGTCAGATAAAGAGGTTTTGGATCTTGTCAAAGAAAACCAGCGCCTTAAAGCGTCTCTTTTTGATGCGGAAAAATTAAAACTTGAAAATGAATCCCTGAAAAAAGCCCTCGGGTTTAAAGAAACTGTCGCGCCGCGCCTTCGGGGTGCAAGAGTTTTGCTTCATGCCCGGGAACTCGGCAAAGAACTTTTAGTGGTTGATCATGGTGAAAACTCCGGAATCAAAAAGGGCATGTTGGTTACAGATTCTAACCGGATGTTGGTTGGAAGGGTGTTTGAAGCAGGACCGAACATCGCCAAGATTTCTGTTGCCTCCAATCCGGAGGAGGCTTTTGAAGCAGATATCATACCGCTACGCGTCAGAACTTTAATCAAAGGTATCGGCGGCAAGACCTTTTCGCTGGAGTTAATTTCAGCCGATGCCGCACTGCGTCAGGGGGATTTTGTTATGCTTTCCGGTAAAATGCCCCTTTTGGCGGGCGAGATAACATCCATCGGGCAAACTTCCGGCAGCGCTTTTAAAGAAGTGCGGGCCTCATTGCTTTCTCGTCCGGAAACGCTTCAGGAGGTATTTATTATTTCTTCGCCTTAG
- the lysS gene encoding lysine--tRNA ligase: MALEDIRKERLKKLEKLQSTGSDPYPAESGRTHLIGEVLKKFSALAKSKKAVAVAGRIMAKREHGGSTFIDIQDAGGPPLRGEARPASLGGKIQAYFKNNVLGEKYGMFMETVDIGDFLGIEGKLFKTKKGEETIEVSGWQMLAKSLRPLPEKWHGLQDVEERFRKRYLDILMNPEVRERFETRSKIIRVLRDFFEKNGFLEVETPMLHPIPGGALAKPFVTHHNALDIDLYLRIAPELYLKRLLIAGWEKIFEIGKSFRNEGIDASHNPEFTEPECYAAYWDEEDMMKFVEDLFLSLLRSDLDRSYRGPTSRHQVEFEGKKIIFKKPFPRIAFKELLKRYALVIDYDSESRDSLATRARQFGIEVGRHETKGKIADEIYKKICRPHLVQPTFVVNHPLDISPLAKRAKHAGEVRRFQLVAGGMELTNGFAELNDPLDQRKRFEEQENLRGGGEEEAHRIDEDYMEAMEYGMPPAAGLGIGLDRVVMLFTNTKNIREVVLFPTMRQK, from the coding sequence ATGGCTTTAGAAGATATTCGTAAGGAACGGCTCAAAAAATTAGAAAAGCTGCAAAGTACTGGTAGTGACCCCTATCCGGCCGAGTCGGGCCGGACGCATTTGATTGGGGAAGTTTTAAAGAAATTCTCGGCATTGGCTAAGTCCAAAAAAGCGGTGGCCGTGGCGGGGCGCATAATGGCTAAGCGCGAGCATGGGGGATCAACATTTATTGATATTCAAGACGCAGGCGGTCCGCCCCTTCGGGGTGAGGCTCGCCCAGCTTCGCTGGGCGGCAAAATTCAAGCCTATTTCAAGAATAACGTGTTGGGGGAGAAGTACGGGATGTTTATGGAGACCGTTGATATTGGCGATTTTCTCGGTATAGAGGGGAAGCTTTTTAAAACCAAAAAAGGCGAGGAGACGATTGAGGTTTCTGGCTGGCAGATGCTGGCAAAATCGCTCCGGCCCCTGCCCGAGAAATGGCATGGTTTGCAGGATGTGGAGGAGCGTTTCCGAAAACGATACTTGGATATTTTGATGAACCCGGAAGTTCGCGAGCGATTTGAGACGCGCTCCAAAATCATCAGGGTCCTGCGCGATTTTTTTGAGAAAAACGGCTTTTTAGAAGTAGAAACACCCATGCTTCATCCAATTCCCGGAGGGGCGCTCGCCAAGCCCTTTGTAACGCATCATAATGCTTTGGATATTGATTTATATTTGCGGATTGCGCCCGAACTTTATTTGAAGCGTTTACTCATAGCCGGCTGGGAGAAGATATTTGAAATTGGCAAAAGTTTCCGTAACGAGGGAATTGACGCATCGCATAATCCTGAATTCACAGAACCCGAATGCTACGCTGCTTACTGGGATGAAGAAGATATGATGAAGTTTGTTGAAGATTTATTTTTATCGCTATTGAGGTCGGACCTCGATAGAAGCTATCGAGGTCCGACCTCCAGACATCAAGTTGAATTTGAAGGTAAAAAAATTATTTTCAAAAAACCATTTCCGCGGATCGCTTTTAAAGAGCTTCTCAAGCGCTACGCCTTAGTTATTGACTACGACAGTGAGTCGCGGGATTCTTTGGCTACCCGTGCGCGGCAATTTGGAATTGAAGTAGGTCGGCATGAAACAAAAGGGAAAATTGCGGATGAGATTTATAAAAAAATCTGCCGGCCGCACTTGGTACAGCCGACGTTTGTGGTAAATCACCCGTTGGATATATCGCCTTTGGCCAAAAGGGCAAAGCATGCAGGAGAAGTTAGGCGTTTCCAGCTTGTCGCAGGCGGTATGGAGCTCACCAACGGTTTTGCGGAACTAAATGACCCCTTGGATCAGCGAAAACGATTTGAAGAACAAGAAAATCTTCGCGGCGGAGGTGAAGAAGAGGCGCATCGGATTGACGAAGATTATATGGAAGCCATGGAATACGGAATGCCCCCTGCTGCCGGTCTTGGAATCGGTCTTGATAGAGTGGTGATGCTATTTACCAATACCAAAAACATTCGTGAGGTAGTATTGTTCCCCACAATGAGGCAGAAATAA
- a CDS encoding alanine racemase: protein MTRDVRTWIEINQRSLHHNVEQFLKLIPKKTCLMAVVKSNAYGHGLVQVAKSLLALRSFSEGGWFGVDSIVEGLRLRKEGVKNPIFVLGATLPSRLEEAAKENIIITVSNFEILKELNRIKKPPVFHVKMDTGMHRQGFLSTDIPKVLKLLKSYRLRPQGIYTHFAAAKDAAYPTYTLEQLKKFNRVVSDFRKAGFSAKGGSPSSPGYGRAGASGGKNLIRHAAASGGALLFPEAHLDMVRIGMGLYGYWPSPEAQIAKRNAPITLRPVLTWKTVVSETKEIPRDSFVGYDLTERVPQDTKIAVLPVGYWHGYDRGLSGLSDVLVRGRRVRVLGRVSMDMIVVDVTKVSKVKAGDEVTLVGRSGKEVIWADELALKIGTSQYEFLTRINPLIKRFIV from the coding sequence ATGACAAGAGATGTAAGAACATGGATTGAGATAAATCAAAGATCGCTCCACCACAATGTGGAGCAATTTTTGAAGTTGATCCCAAAGAAGACTTGTCTTATGGCGGTAGTAAAATCTAACGCTTATGGTCACGGTCTCGTACAAGTTGCAAAATCTTTGCTTGCCCTCCGTAGCTTTAGCGAAGGAGGGTGGTTCGGAGTGGATTCCATTGTTGAGGGTCTGCGGCTTCGCAAAGAAGGCGTTAAAAATCCAATTTTTGTTCTGGGCGCCACACTTCCCTCACGCCTTGAGGAAGCAGCCAAAGAAAACATAATCATTACTGTTTCCAATTTTGAGATTCTAAAAGAGTTAAACAGAATAAAAAAACCTCCGGTCTTTCACGTAAAAATGGACACCGGCATGCATCGTCAGGGCTTTTTATCTACTGATATTCCCAAGGTTTTAAAATTATTGAAATCGTATCGTTTAAGGCCTCAAGGTATTTACACCCATTTTGCCGCAGCCAAAGATGCTGCCTATCCAACTTATACGTTGGAACAACTTAAAAAGTTTAATAGAGTGGTTTCCGATTTTAGAAAGGCCGGATTTTCCGCCAAAGGCGGATCCCCGTCTTCGCCCGGCTACGGACGGGCAGGCGCCTCGGGCGGAAAGAATTTAATACGGCATGCCGCGGCCAGCGGCGGTGCTCTTCTTTTCCCGGAGGCACATTTAGATATGGTGCGGATCGGCATGGGTTTGTACGGCTATTGGCCGTCGCCAGAAGCACAAATTGCAAAGCGCAATGCGCCGATCACCCTAAGGCCGGTATTGACGTGGAAAACAGTTGTGAGCGAGACCAAGGAGATACCGCGGGACTCGTTTGTGGGCTATGATCTTACAGAACGAGTACCTCAAGATACAAAAATTGCCGTCCTACCGGTTGGGTATTGGCACGGTTACGATAGAGGCCTTTCGGGCCTAAGTGATGTATTGGTACGCGGCAGGAGGGTTAGGGTGCTTGGTCGTGTCAGTATGGATATGATAGTGGTTGACGTGACAAAAGTTTCTAAAGTTAAGGCGGGCGACGAGGTTACGCTTGTTGGACGAAGCGGTAAAGAGGTAATCTGGGCGGACGAACTTGCACTTAAAATCGGCACAAGTCAGTATGAATTTTTAACTCGTATTAACCCCTTGATTAAAAGATTTATAGTATGA
- the serS gene encoding serine--tRNA ligase produces the protein MLDIKWVRENSKELKKSLKNRGVEFGVEHLLEVDEKHRAKIKEVDDLRAEQNKLSEEIARSKDQAKIESSKELKRRLGDIEFELKSLEKEFTDLMYKIPNIPDPDVPVGKDESDNKVLREVGEKPKFKFKPRDYIELGTKLDLIDTERAAKVSGTRFGYLKHEAPLLEFALIQYVMDFLRQEENIAQVIKEENLNLLLKSFIPVIPPVLIKPEAMRAMGYMERGGDEIYHLEKDNLYLVGTAEQSVGPMHTDEVFGEEKLPHRHIAFSTCFRREAGSYGKDTRGILRVHQFDKTEMFIFATPETSHDEHKLLLALEERFWRALKIPYRVVQISTGDLGDPAAATYDLEAWLPGQNEGRGEYREVTSASNTTDFQARRLNIKVRRKDGSLEFVHMLNGTAFVIGRTLIAILENYQQEDGSVLIPEVLRQYMGGIGVIKR, from the coding sequence ATGCTTGATATCAAGTGGGTTCGTGAAAACTCTAAAGAGCTTAAAAAATCCCTCAAAAATAGGGGAGTGGAGTTTGGTGTGGAGCATTTACTTGAGGTGGACGAAAAACACCGGGCAAAAATTAAAGAGGTGGACGACTTGCGCGCCGAGCAGAATAAACTATCGGAGGAAATTGCGCGTTCCAAAGACCAAGCCAAAATTGAATCGTCCAAAGAACTAAAAAGACGGCTGGGCGATATTGAGTTTGAGTTGAAGAGTTTGGAAAAAGAATTTACTGATTTAATGTATAAAATTCCCAATATACCAGACCCGGATGTGCCGGTGGGAAAAGATGAAAGCGATAATAAAGTCCTGCGAGAAGTTGGTGAGAAGCCAAAGTTTAAATTTAAGCCGCGAGATTATATTGAACTTGGCACTAAACTTGATCTTATAGATACGGAACGCGCGGCCAAAGTTTCCGGCACGCGTTTTGGATATTTAAAACACGAGGCCCCGCTTCTTGAATTCGCGTTGATTCAGTACGTGATGGATTTTCTGCGCCAGGAAGAAAATATCGCCCAAGTTATAAAAGAAGAAAACCTTAATCTTCTCCTCAAGTCTTTTATCCCCGTTATTCCGCCTGTTTTAATAAAACCCGAAGCCATGCGGGCCATGGGTTATATGGAGCGCGGCGGAGACGAGATTTATCATCTGGAAAAAGACAACCTTTATTTGGTAGGGACAGCGGAACAATCAGTGGGCCCGATGCATACGGATGAAGTATTTGGGGAAGAAAAACTTCCTCATCGCCACATTGCTTTCTCAACTTGTTTTCGGAGGGAAGCCGGCTCCTACGGCAAAGATACGCGAGGAATTTTGAGGGTACATCAGTTTGATAAAACAGAGATGTTTATTTTTGCAACACCGGAAACATCACATGATGAGCATAAATTATTGCTGGCGCTTGAGGAACGTTTTTGGCGGGCGCTGAAGATTCCTTACCGTGTGGTTCAAATTTCCACAGGAGATCTGGGTGACCCAGCAGCCGCAACATACGACCTTGAGGCCTGGCTTCCCGGACAAAATGAAGGAAGGGGTGAGTATCGTGAAGTTACTTCTGCTTCTAACACTACTGATTTTCAGGCGCGGCGCCTTAATATTAAAGTCCGCCGCAAAGACGGTTCGCTTGAATTTGTCCATATGTTAAATGGTACGGCGTTTGTCATCGGCCGCACCTTGATTGCGATTTTAGAAAATTATCAGCAGGAGGATGGGTCGGTTTTGATCCCAGAAGTTTTGCGTCAGTACATGGGCGGAATTGGTGTGATTAAACGCTAA
- a CDS encoding FtsQ-type POTRA domain-containing protein, translated as MNTSRIVYTSKETKGPGILSKKAPKIAGVSVLFILLVSSLFYLARLPNWQVANFSFSGLKTLDQNMLQKKVMKILEGNYALIIPKRSFFFVNSDKLSKAVLNDFPNIQSVSVTKKFPDSVKIAVEERELWGIFCAKAVKKDVAAQCVYVDKTGFAYEQAPDSAGFLITRINTEGFSPEVPSQILEPPLTERMLFLAEELRKNLGLEVIGYELSKKVPREIWVVTSEGFKIYFNKDDDWVNAFRVLKTVLDEEIKDKRPQLDYIDLRFGNKVFYKLLP; from the coding sequence ATGAACACCAGCCGTATTGTTTATACATCCAAAGAGACTAAGGGCCCGGGGATTTTATCAAAAAAAGCGCCGAAGATAGCTGGAGTCTCTGTGCTTTTTATACTGCTGGTCAGCAGTCTTTTTTATTTAGCGCGGTTGCCCAATTGGCAGGTTGCTAACTTTAGTTTCTCCGGCCTGAAAACGCTTGATCAAAATATGCTGCAGAAAAAGGTTATGAAAATACTTGAGGGTAACTATGCGCTTATTATTCCAAAAAGATCTTTCTTTTTCGTTAATTCTGATAAATTATCTAAGGCAGTTTTAAATGATTTCCCCAACATTCAGTCCGTTTCCGTCACTAAAAAATTTCCAGATTCCGTTAAAATTGCGGTTGAGGAACGTGAGCTTTGGGGGATTTTTTGCGCTAAAGCGGTCAAAAAAGACGTTGCGGCGCAATGCGTTTACGTTGACAAAACCGGTTTTGCCTACGAGCAGGCGCCGGATTCTGCAGGATTTCTTATAACCAGAATAAACACTGAAGGATTTTCTCCGGAAGTGCCGTCCCAAATTCTTGAGCCGCCCCTTACAGAACGGATGCTGTTTTTAGCCGAAGAACTTAGGAAAAACTTGGGCTTGGAAGTTATAGGATATGAACTTTCTAAAAAAGTACCGCGCGAAATTTGGGTTGTGACCAGCGAAGGTTTTAAAATTTACTTTAATAAAGATGATGATTGGGTTAATGCTTTTAGGGTCTTAAAAACAGTTTTGGATGAAGAAATAAAAGATAAACGGCCGCAACTGGATTATATTGATCTTAGGTTTGGAAATAAAGTGTTTTACAAGCTACTGCCATAA
- the mrdA gene encoding penicillin-binding protein 2, with translation MSTFRFFKKNSHGIQLDPDEVLADSASALRPFTVTEGKMERPIGRVAAVFFLLVAVGGMLYLSGRALSLQIKSGSSFFAKSQENRFLERPILPPRGVLYDRFKEPLVENVPLLGLLFDRRMFFKEKGALSLLRERLQERLGFSNEFLLSFGFPEEDDPSKLPPKIILSDELSLERLVKIAPHLDELPGVQIFESYRRVYQDPMANAHLLGFVGKVSEEDLAREPQLELEAVVGKSGLEAFYDSEVRGRSGRKIVEVDSSGRETRFRMTQESAPGSGLILTVEGGLQKIAYEVLTRYIGGKKGASVIAVDPRDGAVRALLSSPSFNITNFGQALSPKEFEARLKDPLKPFFNRAISGEFPSGSTIKPILAAAILEESLIDPDKKIYTEGFIEIPNPYKPGEKSVFLDWKNHGWVNFYDAIAQSVNVYFYTLGGGYKGQKGLGIEKIKKYALAFGFGSKLGIDLPGERTGFLPDPETKKITEPDNPVWRVGDTYNVSIGQGGVKVTPLQMTMATAAIANGGKIWQPHIMDAVLDEGGNIKERYQPRLIRENFVSKENLSRVVRGMRQTVTSGTARLLAGLPVSAAAKTGTAQAGSGLPHAWVTVFAPVEKPEIAITVMVEHAGEGATVAVPITRDILQWYFQSRKLSTVD, from the coding sequence ATGTCCACTTTCCGCTTTTTTAAAAAAAATAGTCATGGAATACAACTTGATCCGGATGAGGTGCTGGCGGATTCGGCCAGCGCCTTACGGCCCTTTACCGTAACTGAAGGTAAAATGGAGCGTCCTATTGGCCGGGTTGCGGCTGTCTTTTTTTTACTGGTAGCTGTTGGCGGCATGCTTTATCTTTCCGGCCGCGCGTTGTCGCTCCAGATAAAATCAGGGTCATCTTTTTTCGCAAAATCCCAGGAAAACAGGTTTTTGGAGAGACCCATTTTACCGCCGCGCGGCGTACTTTATGATCGTTTCAAAGAGCCTCTGGTTGAAAATGTGCCCTTACTCGGACTTTTATTTGACCGAAGAATGTTTTTTAAGGAGAAAGGCGCGCTTTCGCTCTTGAGAGAACGTCTGCAGGAACGGTTGGGGTTTTCAAACGAGTTTTTGTTGTCTTTTGGATTTCCAGAGGAAGACGATCCGTCAAAACTACCGCCCAAAATAATTCTTTCGGATGAGTTATCGCTTGAGAGATTGGTAAAGATCGCGCCCCATCTTGATGAATTGCCCGGAGTCCAGATCTTTGAGAGTTACCGTCGTGTCTACCAAGACCCCATGGCCAATGCTCATCTTTTGGGATTTGTCGGCAAGGTGTCGGAAGAAGACTTGGCGCGCGAGCCGCAGCTTGAACTGGAAGCAGTGGTTGGAAAAAGTGGCTTGGAGGCATTTTACGATTCAGAAGTTCGCGGCAGGAGCGGCAGGAAAATCGTGGAAGTTGACTCAAGCGGACGCGAAACCAGATTTCGTATGACGCAGGAGTCGGCTCCGGGATCAGGACTTATTCTTACGGTTGAAGGGGGCCTGCAAAAAATCGCCTATGAGGTATTAACGCGTTATATCGGAGGAAAGAAGGGGGCAAGCGTTATAGCGGTTGATCCCAGGGACGGTGCTGTGCGTGCGCTGCTAAGTTCCCCCTCTTTTAATATCACTAATTTTGGGCAAGCTCTTTCTCCAAAAGAATTTGAGGCGCGGCTGAAAGATCCGCTCAAGCCCTTTTTTAATCGTGCGATTTCGGGAGAGTTTCCTTCGGGATCAACCATAAAGCCGATTTTAGCCGCCGCTATACTTGAGGAGAGTTTGATTGATCCGGACAAAAAAATTTATACCGAGGGGTTTATTGAAATCCCTAATCCGTACAAACCGGGTGAAAAATCAGTTTTTTTGGACTGGAAGAATCATGGTTGGGTAAATTTTTATGATGCGATTGCCCAGTCAGTAAACGTTTATTTCTATACTTTGGGCGGCGGATACAAAGGGCAAAAGGGTCTCGGAATTGAAAAAATTAAAAAATATGCCCTTGCTTTTGGTTTTGGTTCAAAACTTGGTATTGATCTTCCGGGAGAAAGGACCGGTTTTTTACCTGACCCGGAAACTAAAAAAATCACCGAGCCCGATAACCCTGTCTGGCGGGTCGGCGATACTTACAATGTTTCCATTGGTCAGGGCGGGGTAAAAGTAACGCCGCTTCAGATGACTATGGCCACAGCCGCAATTGCCAACGGCGGCAAAATTTGGCAGCCGCATATTATGGACGCGGTGCTGGATGAGGGCGGCAACATTAAGGAGCGTTACCAGCCGCGTCTTATCCGGGAAAATTTTGTAAGCAAAGAAAATTTATCACGTGTTGTTCGGGGAATGCGTCAGACTGTGACTTCAGGCACGGCGCGTCTATTGGCTGGTCTTCCCGTGTCTGCGGCCGCCAAGACCGGTACGGCGCAGGCGGGGTCCGGCCTGCCCCACGCTTGGGTAACTGTGTTTGCGCCGGTGGAAAAGCCGGAGATTGCCATAACCGTGATGGTGGAGCACGCCGGAGAGGGAGCCACAGTGGCTGTGCCCATAACCCGCGATATTCTTCAGTGGTATTTCCAGAGCCGTAAGTTATCAACAGTTGACTAA